The stretch of DNA GGTCGGTGAGTGGTTGATCCACTGCACCCGTGGGCGACGCGGGCCTTGGCCCGACGAAACCGAGTCCCAGTATCGAGATCAAGTCATCTTAGGTACTGCCGAAGCCATCCGGCGTGGGCCGCTCGACGCACTCATTCGAATCTTGCGGACTGGACGTTTAACGGCATCGGCGGTCACGAGTGCAAAACTGTATCCGGTCGTTTGCTTCACGGCCGTTAGCTTGAATGAAATCCTTTCGCGGCGCTGCTTTCGTTCACACCTGAGCCGTTGGGATTATGAACCCTACGGCATCGCCATCCGCATGAATGCTGCTCTTGCGCTGGGTATGGAACCGGTCATCTATGGCCGAGCACCAGAACGCAAACTCATTGCAGAGCACGACCGGTATCGCTTTCATCCCATTGGCAATTCACAAGTCTGGCGACAAGAAAAAGAATGGCGTTCGCGTGAGACGATCGAACTCAACGATCTTGATGTGAAGGATGTCCGAGTCTTTGTCCGAGATTCTGAGGAAGCGAGACGTCGTTTGACGAATGTTCCCTTCGCTATCACGTGGATTGACCAAGTCGCGAATCCAGCGGACATCAATCCACCGGTGGCCAAGCCTTCGACTTAAGGTTCGCGTTTCCCACGGAACCAAGCTTGGTTTTGCTGGCCACCATGACTTGTCGTTTTCCACCGTGCGGTCCCGGAACGCGATAAACATCGAACCCGGACTGGGCGAATGTGTCGCGAACGTTCCGGTTGACGCAGTAAGTGGTCAGGTAGCCGTCGTCGGTGAGTAATTCGTTCGCGGCATCAGTGATCGCGGGCGTCCACGCTTCAGGACTTTCCGCTGGATCGAAGGGGTCAAAGTAAATCGCTTCGAAACGTTCGTTGGAAGAAACAAGCGACGAGACGGCAATCGCGAAGTCGTCAATCACGATATCGATTCGGCACTTATCATCGACGTGCCAAACGTGCCTTTGACCAGTCGTCCAATCACTGATGCTCGATCGCCACCGCGAGTATTGCTGGACCAAGTCCTTCTTCGCGAGACTTTGATCAAGGATTAACGCGGGCAACACGTCGGCCGATAGCCAGTCCCGGTCGATGGCGACGTACGTCAGTGGGGCATTATGGGACATCGCAACGTCCAGCGTCATGAACATTGCCATCCCGGTTCCCAGGCCAAATTCCAGCACTTGAGTGGGTTTTTGCAAGCCTAAACGCGTGGCGACCATCGAATTGTTCAGGTACACATGCCTAGTTTCGGCAATCGCACCGCACCCACTGTGGAAGGCGATCTGCGTGTCTGGATCCACCAATGTCCGGCTGCCATCGTCTGTAACCAGGACCTTGAGCGCGGGATGGCGCGACGGATATGTTGGTCGAATAGGTATTTGATTCATTCGCGAATTCGCCCGAAGGTTGCCTGGCAGCTTAAACTGCAGTCGGGATCTCGTTTCACTCCCGTGGTCTCTTCTCTTCTTTTATCTTCTCTACCGTTCGCACCCAGGAAGATCCGCGTGTACACACGAAACCAGTCCGATGAGTCGGGCACGATTGATGGCAGTGCTACCGAGGCTGCGACGGAGCTATCTGAATCGCATTTTTCGTCTCATACGGTTGCTGGTAACACCGCCGTTGGCACTTCGCTCCCTGGCACCAATGTATCTAAAGTCGATTCACAAGAAAATTCCTTTGATACATCGTTCAAGAAGTTGAATCTCGTCCGCGAGCGTTTGCAAACGATCATTCGCGGCAAGGTTGATGTAATCGACTTAGTGTTGACTTCGATGTTGGCCGGCGGGTCTGTTTTGCTTGAGGATGTACCCGGAGTGGGGAAAACCACGCTTGCGAAGTCATTGGCGTCATTGATCGATCTGAAGTTCGCTCGCGTGCAATGTACGCCAGATCTTTTGCCTGCGGACATTTTGGGTGGCTCGATCTTTAAGCCATCGACTGGTGAGTTCGAGTTTCGCCCGGGCCCGATTTTTTGTGACCTGTTGATTGCTGATGAAATCAATCGAGCTTCACCGCGAACGCAAAGTGCGTTGTTGGAAGCAATGGCCGAACTGCAGGTCACCATCGAAGGACATCAATACGATTTAAGGCAACCGTTCCTGGTGATCGCAACGCAGAACCCTAGTGGCTTCGAAGGAACATTCCCGCTTCCCGAATCGCAACTTGACCGATTCTTGCTGCGTCTTTCCATGGACTATCCGGACACCAATAGCGAGATTGATTTACTTGTTGACGATGACGGTCGTGGAGATGGCGACTTGGGCGATTC from Rubripirellula amarantea encodes:
- a CDS encoding tRNA (5-methylaminomethyl-2-thiouridine)(34)-methyltransferase MnmD, whose amino-acid sequence is MNQIPIRPTYPSRHPALKVLVTDDGSRTLVDPDTQIAFHSGCGAIAETRHVYLNNSMVATRLGLQKPTQVLEFGLGTGMAMFMTLDVAMSHNAPLTYVAIDRDWLSADVLPALILDQSLAKKDLVQQYSRWRSSISDWTTGQRHVWHVDDKCRIDIVIDDFAIAVSSLVSSNERFEAIYFDPFDPAESPEAWTPAITDAANELLTDDGYLTTYCVNRNVRDTFAQSGFDVYRVPGPHGGKRQVMVASKTKLGSVGNANLKSKAWPPVD
- a CDS encoding AAA family ATPase: MNLVRERLQTIIRGKVDVIDLVLTSMLAGGSVLLEDVPGVGKTTLAKSLASLIDLKFARVQCTPDLLPADILGGSIFKPSTGEFEFRPGPIFCDLLIADEINRASPRTQSALLEAMAELQVTIEGHQYDLRQPFLVIATQNPSGFEGTFPLPESQLDRFLLRLSMDYPDTNSEIDLLVDDDGRGDGDLGDSPAPLQPLMSRDDLLTLQTAVKQVKVDRKVASYIVAIADATRHDSRIRVGCSPRGSKMLLRAAKSRAVLQGRSFVIPDDVQMLAGPAMSHRMSTRSGSGTNEECRKIITEIIQRTEIPV